The Mycolicibacterium flavescens genome has a segment encoding these proteins:
- the cobB_1 gene encoding NAD-dependent protein deacetylase, SIR2 family: MQVTVLSGAGISAESGVPTFRDVETGLWAKVDPYEISSSDGWRAHPEKVWAWYLWRHRMMSAVHPNDGHRAVAAWQDYADVHVATQNVDDLHERAGSKNVYHVHGSLFEFRCDRCQETYSGELPDMPEPVETVDPPRCVCGGLIRPNVVWFGEALPEDAWQRSVEAVSGADLVIVVGTSSIVYPAAGLPEIALANGTPVIEVNPERTPLSDSATASLRETAASALPNLLQRLPALLN, encoded by the coding sequence GTGCAAGTGACGGTCCTCAGCGGTGCGGGCATCTCGGCCGAAAGCGGGGTGCCGACGTTCCGCGATGTCGAAACCGGACTGTGGGCGAAGGTCGACCCATATGAAATCTCCAGCTCGGACGGGTGGCGGGCACACCCGGAGAAGGTGTGGGCGTGGTATCTGTGGCGCCACCGCATGATGAGCGCGGTGCATCCCAACGATGGCCACCGGGCCGTCGCCGCCTGGCAGGACTACGCCGACGTGCACGTCGCCACCCAGAACGTCGACGACCTGCACGAGCGAGCGGGCAGCAAGAACGTTTACCACGTGCACGGAAGCCTGTTCGAGTTCCGCTGCGATCGCTGCCAGGAGACGTATTCCGGTGAGCTACCCGACATGCCCGAACCCGTGGAGACCGTCGACCCGCCGCGGTGTGTGTGCGGCGGGCTCATCAGGCCCAACGTGGTCTGGTTCGGCGAGGCGCTGCCCGAGGACGCATGGCAGCGATCGGTTGAGGCGGTCAGCGGCGCCGACCTGGTGATCGTCGTCGGCACCTCGTCGATCGTCTATCCCGCGGCGGGCCTACCCGAGATCGCACTGGCCAACGGCACCCCGGTCATCGAGGTCAACCCGGAACGCACACCGCTGTCCGACTCCGCGACGGCGTCACTGCGCGAAACGGCGGCCAGTGCACTGCCGAACCTGCTGCAGCGACTGCCGGCCCTCCTCAACTAG
- a CDS encoding putative transcriptional regulator, whose product MTKLAAVGDTEHVAGLGDWVRIDQRSSGALFDQLRTQIIDGVRDGRLPPGTRLPTVRELAGQLGLAVNTVARAYRELEAAGILETRGRFGTFVAHADPVDGAMATAANTFVSAAKTLGVGRDDALRYVEAAFG is encoded by the coding sequence ATGACCAAACTAGCCGCTGTGGGCGATACTGAGCACGTGGCCGGGTTGGGGGATTGGGTACGCATCGACCAGCGCTCGTCGGGGGCCTTGTTCGACCAGCTCAGAACGCAGATCATCGACGGGGTGCGCGACGGCAGGCTGCCGCCGGGAACGCGGTTGCCGACGGTGCGCGAGCTGGCGGGCCAGCTCGGGCTCGCGGTGAACACCGTGGCGCGGGCTTACCGCGAGTTGGAGGCGGCGGGAATCCTCGAAACCCGCGGCCGCTTCGGCACATTCGTCGCACATGCGGATCCCGTCGACGGAGCGATGGCCACCGCGGCGAACACGTTCGTGTCGGCGGCCAAGACGCTCGGCGTCGGCAGGGACGACGCGCTGCGGTATGTGGAAGCGGCGTTCGGTTGA
- a CDS encoding methyltransferase family protein: MSDTVDNPFFARLWTVMSTHETDAIRQLRRENLAGLSGRVLEVGAGTGTNFEFYPDTVSEVVAVEPERRLAEQARRAAVGARVPVTVSADTVEHFAAAGSEPFDAVVCSLVLCSIDDSDTVLRQLLSLLRPGGELRYLEHIASDGGRGRLQRIADATVWPRLFGNCHTHRHTEQSIVGAGFEVEGARREWTMPRWVPLPVAEFAIGRAVKPA, encoded by the coding sequence ATGTCGGACACGGTCGATAACCCGTTCTTCGCTCGGTTGTGGACGGTGATGTCCACCCACGAGACCGATGCCATCCGGCAGCTCAGGCGCGAGAACCTCGCCGGCTTGTCGGGACGGGTGCTGGAGGTCGGTGCGGGCACCGGAACGAACTTCGAGTTCTACCCCGACACGGTCAGCGAGGTGGTGGCCGTCGAGCCCGAACGCCGTCTCGCCGAGCAGGCGCGGCGGGCCGCGGTTGGGGCCCGCGTGCCCGTCACCGTCAGTGCCGACACGGTGGAGCACTTCGCCGCCGCGGGCAGCGAGCCGTTCGACGCGGTCGTCTGCTCGCTGGTGCTGTGTTCGATCGACGACTCGGATACGGTTCTGCGCCAGCTGCTTTCGTTGCTGCGGCCGGGTGGTGAGCTGCGCTATCTCGAGCACATCGCCAGTGACGGCGGCCGCGGGCGGCTGCAGAGAATCGCCGACGCGACAGTGTGGCCGCGACTGTTCGGAAACTGCCACACTCACCGCCACACCGAGCAGAGCATCGTGGGCGCGGGTTTCGAGGTCGAGGGTGCTCGGCGGGAATGGACAATGCCGAGGTGGGTGCCGCTACCCGTCGCCGAGTTCGCGATCGGGCGGGCGGTCAAGCCTGCATGA